The Flavobacteriales bacterium genomic sequence GCAAATGAATTTCAACGGCATGGCGCGGTCCATCGTTCGGGCATATGACCGGTATTGCCAACAATTCGGTTCACCGGACCTGGCACACGCACATTGTGTGTTCATGGGAGGCTTCGGAGCTTCGGTGTTGCTTGCGAAGCGGCAACTTTCCTATGTGATCACGGAACATGCTTCGTCGATGGTGCTGCAATATCCCCGGCAACATTCCTATGAACGGTTTCTGATTGAAAAGGTGTACCATGATGCAGCCACCGTTATTCCGGTCAGCACCTTTCTGGGAGCCCAATTGAAGAACCTGTACAAACTCAACCCTGAGCGGGTCAAAGTGGTGCCCAACGTACTTGCCCCAATGTTTGAGTTACCACCGGATCCGGTTCCTTCCGTTCCTCCGGTACGCCTGATTTATGTGGCCGAATTCTCCCCGAACAAGAACCACCTGCTGCTGTTGCGTACATTCCGGGAACTCTTGCAGCGCACACCCCTCCATCTTACCCTCATCGGCAAAGGACCCGAACGGGAACGCATCTTAAGATATATCCGGGATGTGCAGCTACAGGATCATGTGGAGATCTTTGCGGAAATGAGTCACGAAGATGTTCGTGTACATCTGGAGCAATCACACATCGTGGTTTCCACCAGCAGCTTTGAAACCTTTGGCCTTAATGTTCTGGAAGGACTGGCAATGGAGCGGCAAGTTGTTGCGATGGATTCGGGCGGGCCAGGGGATTTCAGCGGCGACAGCAACCTGGTACTTGTGAAGGATGAGAATGATTAT encodes the following:
- a CDS encoding glycosyltransferase; amino-acid sequence: MHILFIPSWFKTRQNPFYATFIDEQARMMQKKGFQVGVLFPMWNGRFSILNYFEGNKVHAYHTNDFPVLELTLRSKAPGYTQMNFNGMARSIVRAYDRYCQQFGSPDLAHAHCVFMGGFGASVLLAKRQLSYVITEHASSMVLQYPRQHSYERFLIEKVYHDAATVIPVSTFLGAQLKNLYKLNPERVKVVPNVLAPMFELPPDPVPSVPPVRLIYVAEFSPNKNHLLLLRTFRELLQRTPLHLTLIGKGPERERILRYIRDVQLQDHVEIFAEMSHEDVRVHLEQSHIVVSTSSFETFGLNVLEGLAMERQVVAMDSGGPGDFSGDSNLVLVKDENDYAAALQKAIDNVSAFDGRSVRKHMMERFSESRVSTQLAEVYMSALKG